Within Microterricola gilva, the genomic segment GTGCAGCTCGAGCTGGCGCACCTTCTCCGGGTTGTTGGTGAGCAGGCGCACCGCGTCGATGCCGAGATCGTCGAGGATCGCGGCCGCCGCACCGTAGTCGCGGGAGTCGGCGGGCAGGCCGAGCGCGAGGTTCGCGTCCAGCGTGTCGAGGCCGTCCTCCTGCAGGCGGTAGGCGCGCAGCTTGTTGATCAGGCCGATGCCGCGGCCTTCATGCCCGCGCAGGTATATGACGATTCCGCCATCGCGCTGGATCGTCGCGAGGGCCGCGTCCAGCTGTGGCCCGCACTCGCACTTGAGTGAGCCGAAGGCCTCACCGGTCAGGCACTCCGAGTGCACCCGGACGAGCGGAGCCTGCGTGCCTGGCTCGCCGGCGATGATGGCCACGTGGTCGGCGCCGCTCGTGCGGTCGCGGTAGGCGCGCACCCGGAACGGTCCGTGCGTCGTGGGGATCGTGGTCTCGACCTCGAAGATGACGCGCACATTCTCGACGACGGATGCCGCGGCATCCGCCTCGTCGTCGTGCTGTGTGTGCAGCCACTCGGCGATCGCGGCGACGGTTGTCACCGGCAGGCCCTCGCGCTCGCCGAGCTCGAGCAGCCCGGGCAGGCGCATCATCTCGCCGTCGTCGGCGACGAGCTCGCCGATGACGCCGACGGGGCTGAGCCCGGCCATCAGCATGAGGTCGACGGCGGCCTCGGTGTGGCCTGCACGTTCGCGCACTCCGCCGGCGACGGCGCGCAGCGGGAGCACGTGACCGGGGCGGATCAGGCTGGCCGGCTGAGAATCCGGGTCGGCGAGCACCCGCAGCGTGCGGGCCCGGTCACCGGCGCTGATGCCGGTCGTCACGCGCTCCGCGGCGTCGACGGTGATCGTGTACGCGGTGTTGCGGGCGTCCTCGTTGGCCTCGACCATGAGCGGCAGGCCCAATCGGTCCGCGAAGTCGGCCGGCATCGGCGCGCACAGGAAGCCGCTGGTGTTGCGCACCATCCACGCGATCCACTCCTGGCTGGCCAGCTCGGCCGAGAGGATGGCGTCGCCCTCGTTCTCGCGGCCCTCGTCATCGGCCACGATCACGGGCTTGCCAGCGCGCAGTGCCGCGATCACCTCCGGCATCGTCGACAGGCTCATGAGGCGCTCCTTACTGATTCGGCGGATGCCGCGCTCTGCAGCGCGAACATCCGTGCAACGTGACGGGCCAAGATGTCGGTCTCGATGTTGACGCGGTCGCCCACGACGCGCTCGCCGAGCGTCGTCGCCACGAGCGTCTCCGGAATGAGTGACACCTCGAACCACTGCTCAGCCGCGGCGGCATCGCTGATGTTGCTCACGGTGAGCGAGACGCCGTCGACCGCGATCGATCCCTTGTCGACGACGAGGGGGGCGAGCGCGGCATCGAGGCTGAAACGCACGACGCGCCACGCGCTACCCGGCGTGATCGCGAGCACTGTCGCCGTGCCGTCGATGTGGCCCTGCACGATGTGGCCGCCGAGTCGGTCGCCGACCTCGGCCGCCCGCTCGAGGTTCACGGCACGGCCGGCCGCGGCATCCTTCAGCGTGCTCATCGTGAGGGTCTGCGCCATCACGTCGGCCGTGAAGGTGTCGGCGTCGCTGGCGACGACGGTCAGGCAGACCCCGCTCACCGCGATGGAGTCACCGTGGCCGGCGTCGCTGACGACCAGCGGGCCGCGCACCGTGAGGCGGGCGGCGTCGCCTGAACGTTCGACGCGTTCGATGCGGCCGAGCTCCTCGATGATTCCTGTAAACACGTCAGTGTCCTTTCGCGGCTGTGGCCGGCTGGGCAGTGGGGGGAGTGGTGGGGGCGGCGACGAGCAGAAGGTCGGCGCCGAGGCGTTCGACGCTCAACAGTTCGAGCCGGATGGCGCTCTCGATCGAGGGGATGCCGAGCTCGCCGAGCGCGAGTTTCGGGCCGCCGAGCAACACAGGAGCCAGGTAGATCAGCAGCTCGTCCGCGTGGCCGGCCGCGATGAACGCGCTGGCCAGCGTCGGGCCACCCTCGACGAAGAGCGAACGGATGCCGCGCGCGTGCAACTCCGCCAGCTGGGCGGGCAGATCGACGCCGTCGTAGAAGAGCGGGGCGTGCGGGTGCGAGAAGACGGTGGCATCCGGTGCCGTCCGGCGCCGGCCGAACACCACGGGAACGGGCTGCTCCGGGAGCAGCGCGCCGTGCTCGTCGC encodes:
- the ribA gene encoding GTP cyclohydrolase II, translated to MSLSTMPEVIAALRAGKPVIVADDEGRENEGDAILSAELASQEWIAWMVRNTSGFLCAPMPADFADRLGLPLMVEANEDARNTAYTITVDAAERVTTGISAGDRARTLRVLADPDSQPASLIRPGHVLPLRAVAGGVRERAGHTEAAVDLMLMAGLSPVGVIGELVADDGEMMRLPGLLELGEREGLPVTTVAAIAEWLHTQHDDEADAAASVVENVRVIFEVETTIPTTHGPFRVRAYRDRTSGADHVAIIAGEPGTQAPLVRVHSECLTGEAFGSLKCECGPQLDAALATIQRDGGIVIYLRGHEGRGIGLINKLRAYRLQEDGLDTLDANLALGLPADSRDYGAAAAILDDLGIDAVRLLTNNPEKVRQLELHGVRVGERVPLVVGVGAFNEGYLETKRDRMGHSINDQQLADANSDIPIEELLEGHAS
- a CDS encoding riboflavin synthase; amino-acid sequence: MFTGIIEELGRIERVERSGDAARLTVRGPLVVSDAGHGDSIAVSGVCLTVVASDADTFTADVMAQTLTMSTLKDAAAGRAVNLERAAEVGDRLGGHIVQGHIDGTATVLAITPGSAWRVVRFSLDAALAPLVVDKGSIAVDGVSLTVSNISDAAAAEQWFEVSLIPETLVATTLGERVVGDRVNIETDILARHVARMFALQSAASAESVRSAS